In the Rubrivivax gelatinosus IL144 genome, GTACCTCGGCGTGCGCGGCCCGCGTTCGCTGGACTGGATGCGCCGCCAGGGCCTGGGCAGCGCCGAGATCGTCGGCGACCCGGCGGTGTCGGTCGCCGCGCCGAGCTGGGACGCCGGCAGCGGCCGCGTCGTCGGCCTGAACCTCGGCAGCCACGACCCGGTGCAGGGCTCGGCCGACGGCGTGTACCAGGCTGCGCTGCATGCGCTGCGCGAGTTCCTGGCGCGGGGCTACCGCGTGCACTTCATCCCGCTGCACGACATCGACTCGGACGCCGGCGCCGCGCTCGCCCGGGAGGTGGACGACCCCGGCTTCGTCGTGCACCGCTTCGACCCGGACGTGCAGCTGTGCCTGCAGCGCCTGCGGGCCTGCCGCTTCGTCGTCGGCCAGCGCCTGCACGCCACCGTGCTGGCCAGCGCTTTGGGCATTCCCAACCTGTCGCTGAGCTACCAGCCCAAGTGCCTGGACTTCCTCGAGTCGATCGACTGCGCCGCGCTCGCGCTGCCGACCGAGCACCTCACCGGGCCGGCCCTCGTGGAGCGCGCCTTCGAGCTGGAGGCCGTGGCCGGCGCCTGGAACACGCGCCTGGTGCAGGCCTGCGACGGGCTGCGCGAGCGCCAGCACCGCCGCGCGCGCGATCTCGGCTGGGCACGGCCATGAACGCGCAGCCGATGGATCCGCCGGTGCACGAGCCGGCCCTGCGCCGCCCCGGGACGGCCGCCGCCCGCGGCGGCAAGGTCCTGGTCGTCTCCGATGTGCCGCCGTTCCCGACGAGTTCGGGCAACCGCGCCCGCATCCGCACGCTGACCGAGGTCATCGCCGGCCTCGGCCACGAGCTGCATTTCGCGGCGCTGGTGCGCCCCGGCAGCGGCCTGGACCCGCAGATGTCGCGGCACTACGGCCGCCGCCTGCACGTGCTGCCCTTCGAGCGCCGCCGCGGGCCGGCCTGGGCCTGGGAGCACGCGGCGCGGCGCCTGCGCCAGCGCCTGAACCTGGACGCCGGCTGGCTGTGGACGCTCGACGCCTGGTACGACGACCGGCTCGACGCCCGGCTGCGCGAGCTGCAGGCGCGCGAGAGCTTCGACACGGTGCTGATCGAGTACGTCTACCTGTCGCGCGCCGCCTGCGTCTTCCCGCCCGGGGTGCGCACGGTCATCGACACGCACGACCGCTTCACGCGCCGCCACCGTGCCGCGCGCGAGGCCGGGCAGGCCTACGGCTGGTTCTCGCTCGCCGAAGCCGACGAGCGCCGCGGCCTGGCGCGCGCCGACGCGGTGATCGCGATCCAGGACGACGAGGCGGCGTTCTTCTCCGCATTGCTGGCCGGCACCTCGACCACCGTCGAGACCGTGGGCCACGTCTTCGAGCCGGCCGCGCCGGTGCGGCGCGCGCGGGCACGGCGCGCGCTGCTCGTCGGCTCGCACAACCCGGTGAACGCCGAAGGCGCGCGCTACTTCGTCGGGCAGGTGCTGCCGCGGGTGCAGCAGGAGCTGCCGGACTTCGAGCTGCTGATCGCCGGCGACGTCGGCCAGGCGGTCGCCGACGCGCCCGGCCTGCGCAAGCTCGGCCGCGTGACGGCGATCGGCGAGGCCTACGCCCAGGCGGCGCTGGCGCTGAACCCGGTGCGCTCGGGCACGGGCCTGTGCATCAAGTCGCTGGAGACCCTGGCCTACGGCCTGCCGCTGGTCACGACGCGCAGCGGAGCCCGCGGCCTGGAGGCCTGGGCCGGGAGCGCCTTCAGCATGGTGCCCGACGACGACCCGCAGGCGATGGCCGCGGCGATCTGCACGCTGCTGCGCCGCGACGATCAGGCCGAGGCGATGGGGCGCAGCGCCCGCGCCGCGGCGCTGGAGATCAACCGCGTGCAGCTCGCCGCGCTGCGGCGGCTGCTCGGCAGGGGCGAGGCATGAGGCGGCGGCAGGCGTCGGCGCTGCGGGCCTGCGGCCTGCTGCTGGCGGCCGTGCTGGCCGCGGTCTCGGCCGGCGGGGCGGCGGCGCAGGAGCGGCGCAGCGGCTGGCAGCTCAACCGCTTCGGCGACGCGGCCGAGGCCCGGCTGCGCACCGCACCGGCCCGGCCGGCCGAAGTCCTGCTGGTCGGCCGCGACGGCGACGCCCAGGGCGCGCGGGCCCACGTCGTCTACCCGCTGAACCTCGTCGCCGACCACCGGTACCGTGTCCGGGTGCGGCTTTCCGGCGAGCCGGGCAGCCGCATCCAGCTGATGGTGCGGCGCAGCGCGGCGCCGTACGACGCCGTCGTGCAAGAGGATCTGGAACTCGACGAGGCGGGCCGCAGCGCCGAGCTGGAGTGGGTGGCCTACGACGAACCCGGCGCATTCGACCTGCGCATCGTGCCGCGCTCGCCGCGCGTGCAGCTGCAGGTCGGCACGCCCGAGATCGAGGATCTGGGTCGCGTCAGCCTCGGCAGCGCCGGCACGCCGCCGCCCTTCGACGCTCGCCTGCTCGGCGTGCACCTGAACAAGTTCGCCCAGTACCGCACGGTGCCGGCGCTGGGCACCGGGCTCGTGCGCATCTGGGACATGCGCACGAACTGGCATCACCTCGCCCCGACTCCCGAAGCCTGGACGGCGCGCAGCGCCGACGCCTGGAAGCAGCTGGACGACCTGGTCGGGGTCGTGCAGCGTCGCGCCCCCGGCGCGACGCTGCTGATGACGCTGGGCCAGCCGCCGGCCTGGGCCTCGGCCAGCCCGCAGGCCACCTGTGCCTACGGCACCGGCACCTGCGGCGCGCCGGCCAGCCTGGATGCCTGGCGCGACTACGTGCAGACGCTCGCCCAGCGCTACAAGGGGCGCATCCGCTGGTGGGAGCTGTGGAACGAGCCCGACTACGCGCGCTTCTACGTGCCGACGCTGTCCCTCGTGGAGCTGGCCCGCGTGGCGTCTCAGGTGCTGAAGTCGGTGGACCCGGAGAACCGCCTCGTCTCGCCCGGCTTCACCGGCAACGGCTACGCCGCGCTCGACCGCTTCCTGGCCCAGGGCGGAGGGCGTTATGTCGACGCCATCGGCTTCCACTGGTACGTGCGTGCCGCGCCGGAAAGCCTGGTGCCGCGCGTGCGCAACCTGCGCGCGCTGATGCAGCGCCGCGGCGCCGGCCAGCTGCCGCTGTGGAACACCGAGGGCGCTCCCTGGTGCAACCCGGGGCGCGAGAGCCCCTGCGCCTTCGAAGGACTGGCCGGCGACGAACTGGACGCGCTGCCGATGCGCTACGTGCTGACGATGTGGCTGGAGGGCGTGGCCGCGTCGGCGTACTACACGGTCGAAGGCTCGGGCCGCCGGGCGGTGCCGCTCTTCGACCCCGACCGCAAGCTGGTGACACGCGCCGGCGAGGCCTTCGCCAGCCTGGGCGACTGGCTGCGCGACGCCCGCGTCGAATCGGTTCAGCCCTGGGGCGAGGCCGGCATCGCGGTGCGCCTTCGGCGCGGCGGGGACGCGTCGGTGCTCGTCTGGTCGCAGCGCCGCGACGAGGCCTTGCGCGTGCCGGCGGACTGGGGCATGGCACGAGCGCAGACGCCCTGGGGCGACACGCTGGCGTGGCGGCCGGGCGAGCCGCTGGTCGTCGGCCGCGTGCCCTTGCGGCTGCAGGCTGCGGGGGGCCGCGCGGCGGCCCAGGCCAGCCGATGAAGTACACCATCCTGCAGCCCCGCCGCGAGCCGCTGGGCAGCCTGCTGCGTCTGGACATGCTGGTCGCCGGCATCTGCATCGCCGCGCTCGGCATGACGATGCTGGTCGGCAGCCTGCGCCTGGTGACCTACGTGATCCCGCCGTTGGCGCTGCTGGCCGTGCTGGCCACCGGTCGCCTGACCTGGTCGCCGAACGCGCCGCCGTACCTGGTGCTGATCGCCGCCGCGGCCCTGCTCGCGCCGCTGGGCAACATGGCCGGCCTGCAGGACGTCTACCTGATGCTGATCGGCCTGTCGCCGTTCGCCTTCGGTTGCCGCTACCGGCTGCCGTGGCAGCACATCTTCTGGGCGGCGGTGGTGGCGACACTGCTGACCTACGTCCGCAAGGGCGGCGTGGGCGGCGTCGAGTTCGATCCGATGACCTCGCGTTCCAGCTTCGAGGCCACGACGAGCTTCGTCTTCGGCGTGCTCGCGGCCTGGGCGGCCTGCGAGAGACGCTGGCTGGCTTCGCTGCTGGCGCTGCTGCTGTGCATCCTCACGCTCAAGCGCATCGTCGCGCTCGGCGCGATCGTGGTCGTGGCCGCGATGCTGCTGCCGCGCCGCTGGGTCGACCGGCTGCTGCGGCCGCTGCCGATGATCCTGCTGAACGTGCTGTACCTGCTGGTGGTCATCCGCTACACGCAGGGCGGCTTCGATGCGCTGATCGTCCAGTACACCTCGCAGAGTTCGGACCAGCTCGGCATGGGGCGCCAGCGCCTGTACCACTACCCCGTGCAGGAGCTGTTGCACGACCCCTGGCGCTTCGCCTTCGTGGGCATGGGGCCGGGCAGCGCCTACGAGGTCATGAAGGGCGGCTGGGGCTTTCTCGGCAAGGCCAACCTGCACAACGACTCGCTGAAGATCCTCTTCGAGTACGGGGGACTCGTCTGGGCCGGCTTCTACGCCGTGCTCTACCGCACTTCGCAGCGCCTGGAACTGCGCATCCTGATGCTCTTCGTCAACATCATGTTCCTGACCGACAACACGCTGATCTACCCCTACGTCATCTTCGCGATCGGCATCGCCTGCCAGAGTCTCGCCCCGGCGTCCGACACCGCGCAGGCCTGGGCGCGCGGCGACGCGGGAGCACGGCGATGACCCGCGGCGTCGCCGGCTCGCGGCCGCTGCGCGTGCTGGAGTCCATCAATCCGCCCGACGGCACGACCCAGTACGTCGACCAGATCGTCGAGCTCGCGCCGCCCTGGGTGCGCTTCAGCTTCCTCGGCGCGAAGAACCTGGCGTCGCTGCGCTACGACGTGCTGCACGTGCACTGGCCCGAGTCGCTGCTCAGGGGCCGTTTCCATGTGCTGCGCTGCCTGGCCTTCGTCGCGCTGCTCGAGGTGCTGCGGCTGCGCCGCATCGCCGTCGTGCGCACGCTGCACAACCTCCAGCCGCACGAGGACGGCTCGCGCCTCGAAGCGGCCGTGCTGCGCTGGCTGGACCGGCGCACGACCTTCACCGTGACGATCAATCCGGTGACGCCGATCCCGGCCGGGCGCGGCGTCTACATCCCGCACGGCCACTACCGCGAGCGCTTCACCGCCTTGCCGCAGCAGGCACCGGTGGCCGGCCGGCTGCTGTACGCCGGCACGATCCGGCCCTACAAGGGCGTGGACGTGCTGCTGGACGCGTTCCGCGCGCTGGACGACCCGGCGCTGACGCTGCGCCTCGTCGGCCAACCCTCCCGGGAGATGCGTCCGCTGGTGGACCGCATGCAGTCCGACGACGGCCGCATCTCGGCGACCCTGGCCTTCGTGCCCGACGCCCTGCTGGTGGCCGAGATCACCGCCGCCCAGCTGGTCTGCCTGCCGTACCGGCAGTTGCACAACTCCGGGGTGCTGCTGGCGGCGCTTTCGCTGGACCGGCCGGTGCTGGTGCCGCGCACGCCCACCACCGAGGCGATGGCGCAGGAGGTGGGCCCGGGCTGGATCCACTTCTTCGACGGCGTGCTGCAGGCGCAGGACCTGCGCCGGGTGATGGCCAAGGTCCAGACCGAGTCGCGCCCCGAGCGCCCGCGTCTTGACGGGCGCGACTGGCGCGTCGTCGGCCAGGCCTATGCCGATGCCTTCGCGCAGGCTGCCGCGCTCGTCGGCCGCGCGCCGGTGGCGCGGCTCGCGCCCGATGGCCGTGGAGGCGAGCGGTGAAGCCGCGCGTGGCCGTCGTG is a window encoding:
- a CDS encoding O-antigen ligase family protein, whose product is MKYTILQPRREPLGSLLRLDMLVAGICIAALGMTMLVGSLRLVTYVIPPLALLAVLATGRLTWSPNAPPYLVLIAAAALLAPLGNMAGLQDVYLMLIGLSPFAFGCRYRLPWQHIFWAAVVATLLTYVRKGGVGGVEFDPMTSRSSFEATTSFVFGVLAAWAACERRWLASLLALLLCILTLKRIVALGAIVVVAAMLLPRRWVDRLLRPLPMILLNVLYLLVVIRYTQGGFDALIVQYTSQSSDQLGMGRQRLYHYPVQELLHDPWRFAFVGMGPGSAYEVMKGGWGFLGKANLHNDSLKILFEYGGLVWAGFYAVLYRTSQRLELRILMLFVNIMFLTDNTLIYPYVIFAIGIACQSLAPASDTAQAWARGDAGARR
- a CDS encoding glycosyltransferase — protein: MTRGVAGSRPLRVLESINPPDGTTQYVDQIVELAPPWVRFSFLGAKNLASLRYDVLHVHWPESLLRGRFHVLRCLAFVALLEVLRLRRIAVVRTLHNLQPHEDGSRLEAAVLRWLDRRTTFTVTINPVTPIPAGRGVYIPHGHYRERFTALPQQAPVAGRLLYAGTIRPYKGVDVLLDAFRALDDPALTLRLVGQPSREMRPLVDRMQSDDGRISATLAFVPDALLVAEITAAQLVCLPYRQLHNSGVLLAALSLDRPVLVPRTPTTEAMAQEVGPGWIHFFDGVLQAQDLRRVMAKVQTESRPERPRLDGRDWRVVGQAYADAFAQAAALVGRAPVARLAPDGRGGER
- a CDS encoding glycoside hydrolase 5 family protein, translating into MRRRQASALRACGLLLAAVLAAVSAGGAAAQERRSGWQLNRFGDAAEARLRTAPARPAEVLLVGRDGDAQGARAHVVYPLNLVADHRYRVRVRLSGEPGSRIQLMVRRSAAPYDAVVQEDLELDEAGRSAELEWVAYDEPGAFDLRIVPRSPRVQLQVGTPEIEDLGRVSLGSAGTPPPFDARLLGVHLNKFAQYRTVPALGTGLVRIWDMRTNWHHLAPTPEAWTARSADAWKQLDDLVGVVQRRAPGATLLMTLGQPPAWASASPQATCAYGTGTCGAPASLDAWRDYVQTLAQRYKGRIRWWELWNEPDYARFYVPTLSLVELARVASQVLKSVDPENRLVSPGFTGNGYAALDRFLAQGGGRYVDAIGFHWYVRAAPESLVPRVRNLRALMQRRGAGQLPLWNTEGAPWCNPGRESPCAFEGLAGDELDALPMRYVLTMWLEGVAASAYYTVEGSGRRAVPLFDPDRKLVTRAGEAFASLGDWLRDARVESVQPWGEAGIAVRLRRGGDASVLVWSQRRDEALRVPADWGMARAQTPWGDTLAWRPGEPLVVGRVPLRLQAAGGRAAAQASR
- a CDS encoding polysaccharide pyruvyl transferase family protein — encoded protein: MRLGLGLRSRYQRFPLVRFGRYAYLRRWEDYRLAPSAPCVRYIGWLGHRNIGDEALYQAFRSTIAPDALVVPFDDWSPVSWMAERRNADVVLGGGTLINVRAYLGAMQRANELGGRICVFGTGVADLAYWAQHGGRGRGDEAEWVRVLRGAQYLGVRGPRSLDWMRRQGLGSAEIVGDPAVSVAAPSWDAGSGRVVGLNLGSHDPVQGSADGVYQAALHALREFLARGYRVHFIPLHDIDSDAGAALAREVDDPGFVVHRFDPDVQLCLQRLRACRFVVGQRLHATVLASALGIPNLSLSYQPKCLDFLESIDCAALALPTEHLTGPALVERAFELEAVAGAWNTRLVQACDGLRERQHRRARDLGWARP
- a CDS encoding glycosyltransferase family 4 protein, giving the protein MNAQPMDPPVHEPALRRPGTAAARGGKVLVVSDVPPFPTSSGNRARIRTLTEVIAGLGHELHFAALVRPGSGLDPQMSRHYGRRLHVLPFERRRGPAWAWEHAARRLRQRLNLDAGWLWTLDAWYDDRLDARLRELQARESFDTVLIEYVYLSRAACVFPPGVRTVIDTHDRFTRRHRAAREAGQAYGWFSLAEADERRGLARADAVIAIQDDEAAFFSALLAGTSTTVETVGHVFEPAAPVRRARARRALLVGSHNPVNAEGARYFVGQVLPRVQQELPDFELLIAGDVGQAVADAPGLRKLGRVTAIGEAYAQAALALNPVRSGTGLCIKSLETLAYGLPLVTTRSGARGLEAWAGSAFSMVPDDDPQAMAAAICTLLRRDDQAEAMGRSARAAALEINRVQLAALRRLLGRGEA